From Bacteroides uniformis:
GAAGACGGAATTGTCCGCTCCATCAACATTCCGTTCAGCGGTAAGCCTGCTGCCAAGACGCCCGAAGCCAAAGCCACCGAAAGCAGCATTGACCCACGCAGTTTTCTGACGGAAGAAATACTGATGTCCAACTCCAGTGCCAAGATGGCCGAGCTGGTGGCTAAGGAAATATACAGCATCCGCGAAAGCAAGAATGCCCTCCTGCGCGGCGAAGCAGACAATATGCCCAAGGACGGCGCCCAACTCAAGCTGATGCTTGACAATCTGAACCAGCAGGAAACGGCTATGACGGAAATGTTCTCGGGCAAAATAAAGAAAGAACCCAAGACATTCACCATCCGGCTGACGCCTAAAGAGATGAAAGATGAGGTGGCTTTCCGTTTTTCCCGAAAGCTGGGAGTGGTGGCCAATAATGACCTTGCCGGTGAACCGTATTATATCAGCGTCACCGACCTCAAAAGTCCCGATGTATCTGCCACCGAGGAAGGCAAAAAGAAAGTGGACGGTGTAGCCTATAACCTTCCGGGCAAGGCACAAGTGACATTGATGTATAACAATAAGAAATTGTTTGACGACCAACTTCCCATTACCCAATTCGGCACCGTAGAATACCTCGCACCGGTACTGTTCAACAAGAATTCTACCATCAAAGTGCTGTTTGATACGGCAACGGGAGGATTGATAAAAGTGGATAGGGAATAAAGGAATTCTAATTCCGGATTGTCAACTGGATAAATCCATCCTTACGCAACTGCATTACGTAGGCGGTGACCCGGGGAATATAATTCTCTTCCTCCCCAAAGTGCCTGGCAAGTAGAGAGATGATTTCGCGCACGGTACGATGTCCATCTATCAGATTCCAGACAGCTGTACCGTGTTCTTCCAGCCTCACATGGATGTCAGGAGACATCCCCTTCGGCAATAAAAAACGACGCATCCATTCGTATTTAAACCGTGGGTAGGCGAGTACGGCGCACTCACCTTCCCATTCGGTTGTTATATGTCCACAGCGGACCGGAACAGCGTCCAACAGACTTACTTTTCCTTCGGGTATTTCCATCATACGGTATCCGCTTTTCCTATTATTTCTGAATATTAGGCTCTTCCAGCTTATAACCATACTTCTTGTCTGCCTTCTTCAGCAGTAGAGCCACTATAAGGGACAAGCAGGCAATACCGGTAAAAATGCACATAGGCACCGTATAGTCATACATATTCGTTCCATCTGGTTTCTTGCCGGATATACAATAGGCATCAAGCACCCACCCTATCAATGTAGGAATACCCCAAAGACCGATATTCTGGATAAAGAAAATCAATGCGTATGCCGTA
This genomic window contains:
- a CDS encoding DUF4831 family protein: MKKNILMLSALFLSITAMAQTDVTTGVMRGKDYGVTYMLPKTEIEIVLQATKHTYTPGEFCRYADRYLRLNNVSAEPEEFWTLDKIETRIAGVPDKDNVYFVKMKDKTVAPLMELTEDGIVRSINIPFSGKPAAKTPEAKATESSIDPRSFLTEEILMSNSSAKMAELVAKEIYSIRESKNALLRGEADNMPKDGAQLKLMLDNLNQQETAMTEMFSGKIKKEPKTFTIRLTPKEMKDEVAFRFSRKLGVVANNDLAGEPYYISVTDLKSPDVSATEEGKKKVDGVAYNLPGKAQVTLMYNNKKLFDDQLPITQFGTVEYLAPVLFNKNSTIKVLFDTATGGLIKVDRE
- a CDS encoding PqqD family protein, with translation MMEIPEGKVSLLDAVPVRCGHITTEWEGECAVLAYPRFKYEWMRRFLLPKGMSPDIHVRLEEHGTAVWNLIDGHRTVREIISLLARHFGEEENYIPRVTAYVMQLRKDGFIQLTIRN